GGTGACACTTTTTAATTTCAATATGAAACGAGTGTGTGGTATTCAAATGCATTCGCAAAAATAATAAATATGGCGCCACTTTTTAACGTAGCATCGATGGCATAACGAGGGTCGGTTATAAATCACACAAGTGCGTCTTGCAAAAATGACCACGGAAGAAGCCTTGCTGTCGAGGGGAAAGTTTGCTCGGAGAAGTAGGTAATCAAGAAGGATATATGATATGATCTAACAGTTTGCATGCATGCTAGATAAGACATGGGTTTCCTTCGCTCAGTTACGCCATCATAGGCATGCACAcggttgttcggctgcggcgTTAGGGAACTGCTACAATGTAGTGGCCACCTAATATCATCCGTTTGTGTCGCCCGGGTGGAGGTTGATAAAGGCGACGATACGCTAACCCAGTGCGAGAGACTGGCAATTTAGCTCTTGAGTGTGGTGCTGCGGTGATAGCGCGGTTGGGCTAGGTTTACTTCACTCTTATGTGCGGCATATTGTTGCCCACTTTTTTTCCAACAGCCCCTATCCGATGCTTGTGTTGTTTTCAGATGAGAAAATTAGTTAATGGTTTGATCACTTGCTCACGCTGAGTGTGTCTTCTAATCCCGCCGTCCTTGATTGGGCGGTTTAGGCATAATGCATGCTTTGGTGTTCGTTTTCTGGCAGTGCGTTTTTTAACATCTTATATTCAATTTTGCGAAAATGGTTGTACAAAAAATCTTTTTCGAtgctttttcctcctcctctttaccGCTCAACGCAACTTGGGGCTGAGGAGTTGTATTCATTCACCATTTAAGGATGAATTGATAAATAACTTGGGAGTTTTAAACCTTCGAGAAAAGAATAATTCATGAAAAGTTATCTGCTAACGTGTGTACGCGTTATAAATCAAAGAAATAATTACTGCGCCACGCAATAGAAATGAGGGTGTTTAATAGTGCTTTTTCCCGTCCTTttacaagcgtttttttttctcacgcagGTGTACCGAAGATCTCGCGCCGGCGAATGTCTAGTGCAGACAAACGGCCAGACAAAACCTAAAGCTGGGCCGCGATAACCTtcacggaataataataataattggtttttttggggggaaaggaaatggcgcagtatctgtctcatacatcgttggacacctgaaccgcgccgtaaggcaagggataaacgagggagtgaaagaagaaaggaagaacgaggtgccgtagtagagggctccggaattatttcgaccacctggggatctttaacgtgcactgacatcgcacagcaattCAAATGCGCGCCCCTGTCAATCGCCGTGGCAGCTTTCGAATGATCAAGGGCGCAAATTTCgacgaagaaatgaaaatgaaaatcggttttagcggaaaggaaatgacgcagcatgtGTCACaactcggcagacacctgaaccacgccgtaaggaaagggataaaggaaagactgagagaagaaaggaaaactgccgcagtgtagggctccggaaaaatttggacctgggcatctttaacgtgcgctggcatcgtacagcacacgggtgccttcgcgtttgaatattggaaaatttgcTTTTGgagaaatttttaaattttttgcaCGTTAAACAtgcctaggtggtcgaaattatttatgtttcgcctccatcgaaacgtggtcgccacggtcgggttctaaTCGACGAAGAAGACAAATAAGATCGTTTCACGCGAGCGCCGTGTTCGGACCAAAGGAGCGTTTACCCACTTGTGATACTGAACGCCGTTTACAGCAGCTCCTACAACGAGACCCCGCCGGTGCCAAGGAAGCGTCACTGTTCAGCAGTCATGCCTTTCAACGCCGTCCCCAGCAGCTTCTACGACTGGGCCAAGACCCGCGAGCAGTGGGACCATCTGGACGCACAGCTTGTGCGAGCGGCAAGGCCGTACACAGCGGTTGAGAGTACCATAGGCTACGATTTTCGGGACAAGGTAAGCATccatggctgtcagattatcagcGCCTTATTAATGCGTCCAATGCAGCCGAAAGGTTTCTCACATTGACCTGTAATTAACGATGGCTTGCGCCAACTACGGCCAGGTTGTCACCGCAAACGTATTCTTCTCTTCACAACTGACTTGCTATCTATCCCTGCTACATGTGCCTCGGTGCCGGTGGTTGTTTTTTTGGGATGATACCGCTTATTGGTCCCAGGGTGCGGCATAATCGAAGATACAAAGGAAAACTCCTACCACTGCCCGAATCAGCCATCTCTTCAAGGAATTTCATAAGTAGCCTTGCTGCTGCGTTCGTGTTATGGTTCGTGAACGTAATGGGAACGCTACGTCAGGGACACCGTCCACTGCGCTTTTCTTCAGCCTGAATCAGGTCTGTTACccataacgagcatcgattatctTGCATTGGCATCAGATGCCCTGCCCATGTCCATTTATTCTTTATTTCGATTAGTATATATTACCTCGTATTGGTTCCTTGGCACCCTCTGAAAGCATCCTGCCTATCAATCTTACTTCATTTTCATATCTTCCGGCATGGTCGCCTACGAATGGGTAAATTACGCAGGATTTTGCGTGTGATTTTTCGTGGTAGGCTACCTTTAACGATGGGTCACGCACTGCGCCCACATTCATAAAGGACAGCGGTGTGCTTGCACCGCCTCGGCGCGTTGAACAGGTCCGATGATTGCAACTAACTAACGGCAATGTATTCGCATCAACTTGCTCGGAACATATCAATATTGCGGTTCAATATGCGTCTTTAGGCGCTCACAATAAAAATAGCCGTACTTGTAAATCGAAACTCACGTCACACGCGAAAGATTAGTGCAGCACGGAGGCGTTATCCACTGCATGAAAAATAGAATTTTATCCATTTGCGAGCAGCTTCAAAGCAAGGTGGTTCAGCCCACAAAATTCACTGTCCTTGATTCAATTATATATGATGAAAGCACTAAGCCTGCGCACATTATTCAAAAAAGGCCCCTGCTGTAGTACTATTGCTGCATATCCCGATTAGGAAGTATTATAAGCACATAAGAAATTCCGAGAATGTGATGGCGTAATGTATGTAGACCCTTCCCGCTTCTTTTGATATGGAGCtatgaaattgaaaatttcaaAATTCTAGCCTCTGCAGTCACTCAGTGGTCAAAACGCcatatactgatccggagtacccggtctCGAACgcgtccgcggcggtcgcgtttcgatggatgcgaaacataataggggcccgtgtgctttgcgatatcGGTGTtagttaaaggtccccaggtagccggaatcccggagccctccacaatgaccacccctttcttccttcacttccaccttcctcccttcctgtTCGGCGCGGTTCcggtttccaccgagatatggaGACAATTATTGGGGCATATTCTTTCCTCTcaaagaaaaatctgtgaaaaaaaaatttaggaaaagaaatggcgcagtagccgTCTGACATTTCGGCGGACAACCGAAATGTGCCATAGGGaagagacaaaggagggagtgaaagaagaaagagatactgtagtggagggcttcggaatgatttccaccacctggagatctttaacgtgcactgatatcgcaaagcacatgggcgcctaTGCTTTTCGTGcccgcgttttgatggagacgaaacgcaaaaggcgcttgTGTTCTGTGCAGAAGATTGAGCCATAATCCAGCAATACGAAGCGAACTTGTGCTCTCCGATGTGAGTGCACATGAAAAatgtccaggtggtcgaaattattccagagccctccactacgacacttctttctttctctcttctctcgCTCTTCCTCACCTAAGCCTCCCCttacgagccgccgcggtggctgagtggttatggctctcggctgccggcccgaaagacgcgggttcgatcccggccgcggcggtcgaatttcgatggaggcgaaattctagaggcccgtgtgctgtgcgatgtcagtgcacgtaaaagaaccccaggtggtctaaatttccggagcccttcactacggcgtccctcatagcctgagtcgctttgggacgttaaatcccccataaaccataaaccttcccttacggtgccgtTCAGGTATCAGTGGAGAGgggagacagacactgcgccatttcctttccttaaaaccaattttaactTTTTTCGGTCAGTTCAGCTTATTTTCACTGTTGCGAAGGAAATATACCTGATAGAGTAACGGACCTTTTCTGCGCCGTGTTAAGCGTTCCGTGTGAACTGCCAGCCAGTGGGTAGTCTCTGAGCGCACCCTGCAAGAAAATTTTCACTCCTCTTCTATAGCTGTTTTACCGAAGTGCCTCTAATAAGACAGTATAACAGATTCAGCAGCGCTGTTATTGGATTAGGGATTCCTGCTCAAGGCTTTTACACACGGCTCGTTTCCTGCGGGAGCCCGCATCGTCCCTGGTTTCATGCGGCCCTTGGACTTCATGGGGGATGCCGTGTTGGAGCAGCTGCTCACTGTGCACCTGTACGGCTGCGTCGACCCCCTGGCGCCGAAGGCCCTGCACGAGTCGCGCCAGCGGACCGAATGCGACCGCTTCCTTGGGTTCGTGGTTGCGCACTACGGGATGCACAAGCTCCTCCGCTACTCGTCGCTCTCGCTCAGTGAAGATATCGTCCAGTACGTGAGGATGCTCAGGGATGGGGTGAGTTATAAGCGTGCAAACAACGCGAAAAAAATCATCATTACCAGCCTGACTAAGTTCACTACATTGTACATTACCCTCTCGGTGACGTCTAATTACCCCGTGAGGCGCCAGCTGCTGGCCATCTTATTCTTCCAAACCTCATAATCCTAGCCGCCCAGTGACTGTCTGCGCCTCTTGCTGCTTTAATTCTACTTTAATTCGCGctatttttgtaaaaaaaaaagatattctgTTCGAATTACATGGAAAAAAACCAGCTTCCAGTCGGAACCAGTTTACTGTTGAGTCATTATCTTGGCGATATGCGCCGTGACCTATCGGTGCTTTGACCTATAACGTGCCGCGAAAGTGCTCTTCATTTGTAAGATAACAAGACTTGCAACATTCAAATCTATGCTAAGGAAACAGATCTAAAAATTTCGCTGCTGTCACGGCGACACAGTTCTGGTACCATGTTCTGAAATTAAAGAGAGGCAAGCTGAGATGACACCTGTGCACGAAAATAGAAAATCCTTTCGTCCAATATCGCTCAAAAACATCTTGCGCTCAGAGTGAAAGCATCATCTGCTTA
The Amblyomma americanum isolate KBUSLIRL-KWMA chromosome 3, ASM5285725v1, whole genome shotgun sequence genome window above contains:
- the LOC144123772 gene encoding uncharacterized protein LOC144123772, which codes for MPFNAVPSSFYDWAKTREQWDHLDAQLVRAARPYTAVESTIGYDFRDKGFLLKAFTHGSFPAGARIVPGFMRPLDFMGDAVLEQLLTVHLYGCVDPLAPKALHESRQRTECDRFLGFVVAHYGMHKLLRYSSLSLSEDIVQYVRMLRDGEYPGFRAQAPPKPLADLFESLAAAVYLDSDQNLAKVYRSLFPLLRRQIDTALNRIASIADESNGTSHSDASSE